The nucleotide sequence TATAGACtttataaaatcaactaaGTCATCCGCATAAGGTTAAAGTTGAAAAACTATATGCTTAAAGCTCAGCTAAAACTTTGTAGGCATATTTGCTCAGTGTTTAACGACACTTTCGAACGTTAATTTAGACATcgttgtttatatttcaatggatataactatatattatgtcaacCATTGTTTTCATAGAAGCGGAATGTAAGAAACGCTGGCGTTCATTGCGAGATTCATTCATCAAATTGCAAAGGACTCACGGCGGTCGCACCCGATGGCCTTATCACAACGCGATGCGATTTCTTCTGCCGCACGTGGAGCCGAAGTCGGATACACCGTATGTGTCAAAATGTTAATagaaccacagataacataatactttactGGATAATTAGATACTAGGTGTTTCaatgtcatattataaaatatgcatatcTTTGtagtaaaattgtattttttactttgacAATGAAGGCTAgactaaacaaattaaatttacaatccAAAACAACACGAATATACTACACAGCGAATATAGTTATTTCTATTACAATGGTGACCGGTGAAGTGTTCTTTGACTTAACCGATGAAgcgatttattataatttatttgaaagtcaaatatattacatagatTATAAGAAAACGCATTACCACTCACACacaaagaaaatgaaaaatgagtGAAGTGTGTTAAGTACCATACgcctacaaataaaatagcagTCGTGTTTTAAGAAACCGCATTACTTAACCAAGCacgtattttatgtttaagatTATAAGCTgaagcatttaaaaaataaaataagataaaatttgcCTTTATTGCCGTTTAAACTTACAAAATCATGACATCATTTTACTTACTACctatcttattatcctaattgtattataaatgcgaaagtttgtaaggatgtgtgtgtgtttgttgctctttcacgcaaaaactactgtcccgattgcaatgaaatttggtacgtagacagccctcataggaggcctgtgtcccagcagtgggaacaatatataggctgatgatgatgatgatgatgatgatgatgacgtagacagctggacaacagaaataacatataggcaactttttatcccgatattcctacgggatacggacttacgcgggtgaagccgcggggcgcagctagtacctTATAAATGTTATCTTCCTTAAATCTTCGTATGTAAGCTGTTTTTGaactattaaatgttttgacaGTCCAAAGCGCGAGACATCCGACTCCGAAACTGAGGATGAAATACGCCACCGTCCCGGGCAATCATTGCCCGATCTCTTCTCCGATCCTCGGTTAGAAGACGACGAAGACTTCCAGCCAAAGAAACCTCGCCTCAACTCCACGGACGAAGAGTTCCAACGAACTGATCCTGACGAGCTGTTCCTACTCAGCTGTGCTTCCACTTTGAAAAGACTGAACTCCAAGCAAAATGCTGTTGCTAGACTTAAGATACAACAggtgaaatttttgtatatcatTTTGGTCTACAAGTAGTATGTGTAaacagttaataaaattatctaacgAATCTAAACGGTTGttggttgtttttttaaatatatataaaaaattatgaatatgatttattattgttttactaCATTGCTTTTTGTTCAATCGGACTTCGCCTAAGGTAGTCGGTATAAAAACTGTTGGCAAAATAcgcgggttcgattcccgcctcgtgatcaatttttttctctgaaaatatcaaatgcaattaaattcacaaacaacaacaattaaaatgGTCCATCAGAAAATAAAACCACTATAatctatacaataatattgtttgtttgttacaggTCCTATACGAAGCCGAATTTGGTACACAAATGGAACTACCTTACGTTACTCCTGCTAGTGATTGTGATTACGAAAACGTAGACGCATCAGcagaataaacattttacaattatcaattttacacaattttaatgaatatcacgtggaattaaaaattatgctgcaataaaatatgaaatctaAACGTACCGTCAATGTGTACTGCCCTTTATTGATGGCGTTATTTTTGGCGCCAATTTGACATTTGTTACGTCATTCATCATTTTCAATTCCACGAAATATTGCACGCACGTATTTGAAGTAATATTGATTAACCGTGaggttaatatattaaaatcacgCTCGATGATAAAGGTTCTTGAATAAGTACATTCAATGtcgatgttttatttcattaaattatgatagAGAATCGTttgatttgtgtttttttcttatccCATTTCTCATTTTcgctaaattattatttacattgatttatttttaacacgttatttagttatttaggTTTTATGGCTTATAGGAGTTTTAGctgtaagaaattaatttagcaGTTAGAAGAATAAGAACGTCATGTGGGTatgatatatgtaatttttataggtTTAATTCCTTACATTTTCTGTTAACGTTAGATGATTATAGTGATTATCAGATAACTGTtacatttcttaataattgatgttattatttattttattggttgaTGTAGTTATCTATTATGTAGGGGCttgaggaaaaataaatacattttacaatttaccgTACAAAGTTCCGATAAACCTCCATTTATCTAGAACTGTTATTTTAATCTgcattgaaaatgttttgagCCATAGAATAGCGAAAGCCAAGAAAGCAAATAAAAGGTTTCGTTTTCTTTAACCCAGAACTCAAACAAACTCCCTCACTACTTTTTATGAAACGTCAAAATaacatagattaaaaaacCATTACACTATCTGTTACATAACGTTAATGACATAATGTTTCGTTTCCCTTGAAGGTTAGAGGCCAAGGCCCTAGGGTCAATACTTTCTCTCTCTTGGATATTCAAAGTTAAGTGACCCGAGCATGTATCGTAAAATGTAATCGTATCGTAAAACGTGATTCTTGGATATGCCGGTCTCTTCACGATATTTTGCTTCAGTATATTGAACGataatgttattcacatgtgcagattaaaaatcaatttatttcttgcaccgccctctgg is from Zerene cesonia ecotype Mississippi chromosome 15, Zerene_cesonia_1.1, whole genome shotgun sequence and encodes:
- the LOC119832471 gene encoding transcription factor Adf-1-like, which encodes MNEIDLIKEVEKRPILYDKSVSGFNKTKLRDDAWKEVQEALHVSEAECKKRWRSLRDSFIKLQRTHGGRTRWPYHNAMRFLLPHVEPKSDTPPKRETSDSETEDEIRHRPGQSLPDLFSDPRLEDDEDFQPKKPRLNSTDEEFQRTDPDELFLLSCASTLKRLNSKQNAVARLKIQQVLYEAEFGTQMELPYVTPASDCDYENVDASAE